A window of Streptomyces sp. NBC_01142 genomic DNA:
CCCCCGCTCCGGTGCGGGCGCCGCGGTAGAGCGCCCCGCCGAGGACAAGGCCGGCGCCGAGCCCCGTACCGAGGTGGAGATACGCGAAGGAGCCGCCGGGCCCGCGCAGGGCGAGCCCGAGGGTGGCGGCGTTGGTGTCCTTGTCGAGCACGACGGGCAGCCCGAGGCGAGCGGCGAGCGCGTCACGCAGGGGAAACCCGGCCCACTGCGGAAACCCGGTCACGCGCTGCGGCACACCCCTGAGGTGATCGAGCGGCCCGGGCATGGCGACCCCGACGCCGAGCACGCGCCCAGGGACGGCGGAGTCGGCCGCGGCCGGGAAGGGACGGGTGCGGGGAGAGGGGTCCCCGTCCGCTGCCAGCAGCGCCTCCACCTCCCGCGCCGCCGCCTCCACGACCACTTCCGCTCCCGCGCCCAGGTCCAGGGGCACCGTGCGGGACGCGACCCGCGTGCCCGCCAGGTCCAGCAGGGCCGCCGTCAGTTCGTCGCGGTCCAGATGCAGCCCCACCGCGTGGCCGGCCGCGGGGACCATGCGCAGTACGGTGCGCGGCTTGCCGCCGGTGGACGCGCGGCGGCCCGCCTCCTCCGCCAGGCCCTCCTCGCGCAGCCGCGCGGTGATCTTGCTGACCGCCTGCGGGGTGAGCCCGGTGCGCTCGGCGAGCTCGAGCCTGCTGATGCCGCCCTCACCTGCCGCACGCAGCAGATCGAGCACCAGCGCCGCATTGTGGCTGCGCAGCGCCAGCAGGTTCACACCGCTTCTGTCCGTCCTGTTCACCAGGCCATTGTCTCCCCCGCTTGCACTTTGGCAACAGCGTTGCTTAAGTGGAGGCATGACAGGCACCGGCCGCCCCCACCGCGTCGCGCTCGTCGGCTACGGCCTGGCGGGCTCCGTCTTCCACGCCCCGCTGATCGCCGCCACCGAAGGCCTCGCCCTCGACACGGTCGTCACCTCCAGCCCGGAGCGACAGGAGCAGGCCCGCGCCGCCTTCCCGGACGTACGTTTCGCGGGCTCGCCCGACGAGCTGTGGGAGCGTGCGGATGATCTCGATCTGGTCGTGATCGCGTCCCCGAACAAGACGCACGTCCCGATCGCGACCGCCGCCCTCAAGGCCGGCCTCGCGGTCGTCGTGGACAAGCCGATCGCCGGCACCGCCGCCGAGGCGCGTGAACTCGCCGCCCTCGCCGAGGAGCGCGGACTGCTCCTCTCCGTCTTCCAGAACCGTCGCTGGGACAACGACTTCCTCACCCTCCAGAAGCTCATCGCGGACGGCGAGCTCGGCGACGTACAGCGCTTCGAGTCCCGTTTCGAGCGGTGGCGCCCGCAGCTCAAGGGCGGCTGGCGCGAGTCGGGCGACCCGCAGGAGATCGGCGGCCTGCTGTACGACCTGGGCAGCCATGTCGTCGACCAGGCGCTGGCCCTCTTCGGCCCGGTCGTGCGGGTGTACGCCGAGGCCGATGTCCGCCGCCCCGGCGCCGAGACCGACGACGACACCTTCATCGCCCTCACCCACGCGAACGGCGTCCGCTCACATCTGTACATGAGCGCCGTCACCGCCCAGCTCGGCCCGCGCTTCCGGGTCCTCGGCTCGGTCGCGGGATACGTCAAGCACGGCCTGGACCCCCAGGAGGCGGACCTGCGCGAGGGCAAGCGCCCGCAGCCCGGGGCGGAGTGGGGCGTGGAGCCCGAGTCGCTGTGGGGCACGCTCGGCGCGGGAGAGTCGCCGCTGACCGGCGGCGGACGCCCGGTCGAGACCCTGCCGGGCGACTACCCGGCGTACTACGCGGGCATCGCCACCGCCCTGCGCGAGAACACCGCCCCGCCTGTCACCGCCCTTGAGGCGGCCGCCGCGCTGGACGTGCTGGAGGCCGCGCACCGCTCCGCCCGCGAGGGCGTCACCGTGGAGGTCTCCGCATGACCACTGCAGGCCACGGCCCCGTACCCGTACCCGTACCCGCGTCCACCCCCGGCCCCGCACCCACGCCGGAGACCGCACCCGCGCCCGCACCGCTCTCCGTCGACGAGCTCGTCGCCCAGGAACGCCGGCTGACGCTGCGCACGTTCACGTACGACGACGCCTGGGCGCTCGGCAGCATGCTGGTCGAAATGGCCCATCTGCGCCACGCGCCCGTCGCGATCGACATCCACCGCGGTACGCAGCAGGTCTTCCACTGCGCGCTGGCGGGATCGAGCGCCGACAACGACGCCTGGATCGACCGCAAGCGCCGTGTCGTCGAGCGGTACGGCGAGAGCTCGTTCCTCGTCGGCACGCGGCACCGCGCCAAGGGCACGACGTTCGAGGAGTCCTCGCGTCTCGACCCGGACACGTACGCGGCGCACGGCGGCTCGTTCCCGATCACGGTCGACGGCGTGGGCGTCGTCGGCTCGGTCACGGTCTCCGGCCTGCCGCAGGCCGAGGACCACGCCATGGTGGTGGAGGCCCTGGAGCGCTTCATCGCCACCTGAGACCGGGGCCGCAGGGGCAACCCCCGTACCCCTGCGGCCCCTTCCCGCCGCATCCCGCTGCCGTCCCCCCGGCACGGGATGCGGCACCCCCCCTCACGGTCGCCCGCAGGGGCGGCTACGCGTCCTTGAGCTCCTGACGCTGGCGGCCCAGCCCGTCGATCTCCAGCTCCACCACGTCACCGGCCCGCAGATACGGCTTCGGCTCCGGCCGCCCCATCGCCACACCCGCCGGCGTACCGGTGTTGATGACGTCTCCGGGGTACAGCGTCATGAACTGGCTGACGTACCGGACGACCTCCGCCACCGGGAAGATCTGGTCCGCCGTCGTGCCGTTCTGCTTGAGCTCGCCGTTGACCCAGAGCCTGAGCGAGAGCGCCTGCGGGTCGGCCACCTCGTCCGCCGTCACCAGCCACGGCCCCAGCGGGTTGAACGTCTCGCAGTTCTTGCCCTTGTCCCAGGTACCGCCGCGCTCGATCTGGAACTCGCGCTCCGAGACGTCGTGGGAGACGGCGTAGCCCGCGACGTACGACAGCGGGTCCTCGTCGTCCTCCACATAGCGGGCCGTACGTCCGACGACCACCGCGAGCTCGACCTCCCAGTCGGTCTTGCGGCTGCGGCGCGGTACGAGCACGGTGTCGTGCGGGCCGACGACCGTGTCGGCGGCCTTGAAGAAGACGACCGGCTCGGCCGGAGTCACCGCGCCGGTCTCGGCGGCGTGGTCGTGGTAGTTCAGCCCGATGCACACGACCTTGCCGATACGGGCGAGCGGCGGCCCGACCCGGAGCCCGGCGGCATCCAGCACGGGCAGCTCGCCGGCGACGGCCGCGGCCCGTATCCGGGCGAGGGCGGACGCGTCGGCGAGCAGCTCCCCGTCGATGTCCGTGGCAAGGCCGGACAGGTCCCGCAGGGTCGTCCCGTCCTGGTCGAGCAGGGCCGGGCGCTCGGCGCCGGCCGTACCGACTCGCAGCAGTTTCATGGTCAGTCTCCCCTTGTCGAGTGCGAGCCCGGCCGATGGGAGCGGCCATCGGGAGCATCGGAGGATTGGCTGATCCTCCAAGACGGCGGACCACTCCGCAAGACCCCGTTCACAACCTGGACCCTTACGCGACAGTAGTAAGCGCGCCCGCGACCGGCATGTCCCGGTAGAGGAAGACCCGCTCGACCGCGGTCCAGGTGGTGCTGGTGACGACATAGAGCGCGGCGGCGAGCGGCACGAAGCCCACGGTGAAGAGCGTGGCGAAGGAGAGCAGCGGCATGACCTTGGTCATCGCGCCCATGCCCGGAGGCTGCTCCTGCACGGGCGCCGCGGCGAGCTGCCGCTTCGTACGCCGGTAGGTGAAGGTCGCCACGGCGGCGACGATCACGAACAGGGCGACGTACACCATGCCCGCCCCGCCGAAGATCCCGCCGTGCGCGAGGGCGTCGGTCCAGCGGTCGCCGAGCGGCGCGGCGAAGAGGGTGTGGGAGAGGAGGCCGTTGGGCTCGCCGCCGATCTCCGCGCTGGAGAACAGGTGGTACATCAGAAAGAACGCCGGCAGCTGCAGCAGGCTGGGCAAGCAGCCGGAGAACGGCGAGACCTTCTCCTTCGCGTGCAGCTCCATGAACGCCTTCTGCAGACGGTCCGGGTTCTTGCTGTGCTTCTTCCGCAGCTCCGCGATCTGCGGCGCGAGCTTGGCCTTGGCCTTCTGGCCGCGGGCGGCCGCCCGGGAGAGGGGGTGGACGGCCAGCCGTACGAGCGCGGTGAAGACGATGATCGCGGCGGCGGTGGCGGTGGTGTGGAAGAGCGGCTGGAGCAGGTCGGCGAGCTGCTCGACCAGGGTGGCGAAAACGGACATGGGTGAGCCCTCCGGGGGTCTCGTCGTGCCGGGATGCGGACATGGCGGCATGACGACCCGCGAGGGGTACTTCGTACGAGGGTGTGCCCCTACGCGGCCGTCAGGAGGGGACGGCCGGGGGCTCGGGGCCTGGTGCGGCCCCTGGCATCGGGATCGCGCTGCGGCAGGAACGCGGTGCGCTGCTCGCGGTCGCGGATGGCGGTGCGGACCCTGGTGCGTGGCACGGCGGGCGCACAGCGGGCACTGATGACGGCGCAGACGACGAGCGCGGAACCGGCGGCGGCGGTGGCGGTCGCGGCGAGAGCGACGGCGGCGGTGAGGCTGCCTCCGTCGATCAGGAGGACCTCGACGAGGACGAAGAGCAGCAGCGCGGCGGGCCGGAGCAGCCGCGTCGTACGTCCGATCATGCTCCCCCCTCGCTTCGCTCGTTGTGCCGAACCCTCAGCCTAGCGCGGGCTCATCGACTTCAACGTCCCCCATACGACAAGACGGTACCGGGAGCTGTACTCGGGCGTGCAGGTGGTGAGGGTCAGGTAGTACCCGGGATCGCTGTAACCGGCACCGGGCTGCACGATGCTGCGCGGCACGCGCGCGATGACCCCGGTGTCCCGCGGCGAGGTCTGCGCCAGGCCCTTGCTCACCGCGTACACAAAGACCGCGTCGCGCGTCTCGATCTTGATCTCGTCGCCTGCGCGCAGCCGGTTGATGTACCGGAAGGGCTCGCCGTGCGTGTTGCGGTGCCCGGCGACGGCGAAGTTCCCGGCCTCGCCGGGCTGGGCGGTCTGCGGGTAGTGCCCGACGTACCCCTTGTCGAGGACGCCCTTCTCGGCGCTCTTGCGGATGTGATTGCCCCCACTCCCGGCCCCACTCCCGCTCAAGGGCCTGGACCTGGTGCTCGGCGCCCTGCCGGGCCTGCCGGCTGGTCCACCACAGCTGATGTACGACGAGGAGGAGGACGACGACCCCGAGGGTGACGGTGACCTCGGCGCCCGCCCACAGCGCACGGGCGAGCGACAGCCGCCTCCGCGAGCCGCGCCCCTGCACCACGACCGGGACCCGCTCGCGTGACCGCCCCGGCGTCCGCTCCCGTGACCGCTCGCGCATCCGTTCCCGTGTCCGCTCCCGCACGGGCGCACGATAGGGGCTGCCCCGCCAACTCACCAGGTCGTTGCACTCGTGAGATCGGCCCATGTCTTCGAACCGCCGTACAGCAGTACGGTGTCCACCATGCGCCCCGACACGCCTGCCGACCACACCACCGAAGCCGAGCGCCTGCTGCGTACCGCCGCGCAGTACCCCGAGGACCACGAGCCCCTGCTCCTCCAGGCAGCGGCCCACCTGGAACTGTCCGGCGACCGCGAGCAGGCCTCCACCCTCTACGACCGCCTCCTCGCGGCCTCCCCCGAACGCCCCTTGCTGATCAAGGCGCTCCAGGCGGCCAACCTCTGGGAGTACGGCCACGAGGCGGAGGCCCGCGCCCTGATCGACGGCATCCGCGCCGCGGCCCCGTCGGACGCCGCGCCCTGGGAGATCATCGCCGAGACGCTGGAGTCCCACGACGAGCTCGAGGCGTCGCACGAGTGCTTCACGACGGCGGTCACCCTGCTCCTCACCCCGGACGACGACGAGGTCGCGTACGCCACCCAGTCCCTCCTCACGGGCCGCCACCGCGTCCGCCGCCTCCTGGGCCGGCCGCACGACGAGTGGGACGCCCTGGCGGACAGGGTCCACACGTCCCACACGGCGGACATCTCCCTGGACGAACTCCACGACCCGAAGCGCCTGTGGGCCCTGGGCTCCGACAACCCGGCCGAACTCCAGGCCGAAATCGCCCGCCTCCGCTCGGAACTGGGCTCGTACCGCTCGGCGCTGTCCCGCCCGTTCCCGGTGGCGGTGCTGCACTGGCCGGAGGACGAACTGAACGAACTGTTGGCGGCGTACCCCGAGTTGGAAGCGGAATACCCCACGCAGACGGCCCACCTGACGGACATCGAGGCCTCACTGCGCGACCTGTCGTCGACGGGCACGGGGAACCTGGGCATCGTGAGGGCAACGGTCCCGTCGTACGAGGCGTTCGCAGCCTCGGAACAGTCCTCCCCGAGGAACGCGGACCTGCTCCCGCAGTACGCGACGACCCTGGCGGCAAGGGGCCGGGCGGTGGCATGGCCGCCGGCGAAGGGGGCGGCTTGCTGGTGCGGGACGGGGGCGGCGTACCGGGATTGCCACGGGGGCGCGGCTCAGGGCTGAGCCCCGCTCGGGCGATGTGAGCCGGCTGGCCGACGCCCCCAACGCTCAGGCGAGCCGCGATATCTGGTCTTGGCGCAGGTCGACCGCAAGCGGCTCATCAAGCCTCATCAGTCACCGCTAACCTCGGAGGCATGTCAGAGAACGCTGAGTGGACGGCCCCGGACGGATCCTGGGCGTCGTCTGCCGCGCGCCGCCGCAATATGCAGGCTATCCGGAGCCGGGACACCAAGCCGGAGCAGGTTATCCGCCGACTTGTGCATGCCCGGGGCTTGCGTTATCGCGTCTGCAGCAGGCCGCTTCCAGACCTCCGCCGAACAGCAGACCTCGTATTCCGCCCCACAAAGGTGGCGGTGTTTATCGACGGCTGCTACTGGCATGGCTGCCCGGAGCACTACGTATCCCCGAAAACGAACCCTGGATACTGGTCCGAAAAAGTTCTGCGAAATAAAGAACGGGACCGCGATACCGATAGACAGCTGACCGATGCCGGTTGGCTCGTGCTCCGCTTCTGGGAGCACGAGCCTTCAGCTTCATGCGCGGACGAGATCGCCGCTGCGGTCCTCGCTAGGAGAGCCATCCCCGAGAGCGTCCGACTCAAAGATGACTAGCTCAGAGGGATCCGCCACGGGTTCGGCGGCACTCTTGTCCATGACATAGTCCCGCAGGAGCTCAGAACGCTCTGCTGGCCTCAGCACCGCAGCGATGGCCCGCCCCACAGCTTCGGCAACGGGCGGGGGGAAAGCGTTGCCGATCTGCCGGTACCGGGCCGTTTTGCCGCCCTCGAAATCCCAATTCGAAAAACCTTGGATCATGGCCGCTTGCTCCACGGTGAGCATGGGTCCTGCTGGACGGAAAAGGTCCCGCTTCGGGTCGCACAGATCTTCATCATTTGCCACCCCATTGCCATCGACACCCAGCGCCTCCCAGGCACGCTTGGCTCGACTGGGGCCAAGATCAGCGCCTCCGTGCTTCTTGGAGCCACCAACCAGCGTGGGCGCGACACCTTGGGTGACCCCGCGATGGGCCTTGAGAGCGTTCGTCTCCCAGTCTTCGAAGACGTCTTTACCTGTCCGCTCTCCCGCACCGGCCGGCTGACCATCCTTGTTTAGCGTCCAGTATTTTTCACACCGCCTGAGCATGGACGGCTTCAGCTTATCGAAGGCCGATGCGCTGCCGTTGCGCAATTCAACTGGCCAAACAAACTCAGACTCTTCAGGCACATCTTTATGAATAGCAACGAGGATGGCTCGGGGACGCAGCTGCGGAACACCGTACTGCTTGGCATCAACGCGACGCCATACCCGCTTCATCTCGGAGTTCTTCTTCTCCGTTGACCAGCTAGCATTGATCAATGGAACCCGATATCCGAGCCGGTGCAGTTCGTTGATGATATATCGGCGATACTCAATGAAAACCTGCGGAGGCTCCAAAATCCCTCGCACATTCTCAATCATAATGGCCCTGGGCCTAAGCTCCTCAACAATTCTAAGCATATCCGGAAAAAGGTCCCGCTCGTCGTCGGGTCCAAGCTGCCTACCGGCTAGCGAAAATGGCGGGCATGGAACACCACCAGCCAATAGGTCGATTCGCCTGCCGCTGGCCTTGATTTCTTTGCACTCTGGAGAATTCAGGAAATCCTTAACGTCACTTGGAGTGAGCGCCTCGGCCTTCTTCTTGCTCCACCCTGGCCAAGATCCAACGTTCCGTTTGAGGGTGTCGACAGCATGCCGATCCCACTCCACGAGCGCCAGATGATCAAACCCGGCCTTGTGCAGTCCGAGGGCTTGCCCGCCCGCCCCGGCACAGATCTCGACTGAGAGAAGAGGCTCGTCGAACTGCGGTCGCTTCCGCCGGGCGGCCATTTGGGACTCCTCATGTGTGGCGCGAAAAAGCTGCCCAAGTCTCGCAGAGAGAGCAAGGGATCACACCATCCTCACACGACCTAGCAGCACGGCAGCGCGCCGCCTGCTGCGGGAGTTGCAACAGACGGCACAACCAGATGCGACCTGACTAGCTTCGTCCCATATGCCTCAATAGGGCTTCTACATCGCCGGGAGCGAGGCCGGCGGCCACAGCGGGTTCCTCCTGCAAGTCAGCCAACTGCTGGACAGAGGGGTCATCGAGGATCTTGCCCATGAACTCCAATTTTTGATCAAGGCGAGCCTCTACCACCTCATCGATCGTGTCTCGGACAGCGAGCACCGTCACACGAGTCTCGGTATCTGGGTCAAGCCCGAGCCTGTGGATACGGTCAAGGCTCTGGAGGAAGCGTCCAGCGACGAAGTCTCGGTCGACATACACAGCGTCATGACAGACCTGGTGCAGGCTGATGCCTTCACCGAGCGTCGCCGGGTTAGAGAGCAGCACCATGCATGCCGGATCCTCCCGGAAGCGTCGCAACTGCTCATCCCGGTCTGGGGTCCCGCCGTACACGGTCGCGGGGGCGTACTTCTCCAGTAGCCGTTCGAGAGTGGTCAGGCTGCGAACGAACGTCGTCCAGATCAGAGTCTTGCGTCCCTGCCTGGCGTTCTCGGCAACGATCGCGGCTGTCTCCTTGTACTTGGGCGACAGCTCGTAGTCAGGCAGATTCTGCATGAGCGCGTAGAGCGAGTGCCCCTGAGGAATCTCGAGCGGTGGCAACTGGTATGCCAGGGGCTCGTATCGGCTGGCGCCGTCGAGCAGTAGCGCCGGGCTCGTCGCGGCCATCAGCAAGCGAAGGGCTGTCTTGCCCAGACCACTGAGGTCGTCGTTTGCAGCGCGGGAGTCAGGATCGCCCACTAGAGAGCCGTAGATGTCGGCGTGTAGGGGCGGCATATCCACGTACCGCATCCGAAGCTCTACCGGCGGCAGACCAAGCTCCAGCTTCGTCGTCCGCGTGAAAAGCGGCTTGAGCGCGACACTGGCCTGGGCCAGATTCCCGCCGGCCACGGCGCGGGTGACCGATCGCTGTCCGTGTCCCGGCCAGACGAAGCCCAAAAGGTTTTCCAAGTCCTTCGATCCATTGGGAGCTGGAGTACCCGTGAGAATCAGCCGTCTCTGAGCCAGGGGGCCCAGAGCCATACAGGCAGCTCCGTAGGTGCCTCGGGCCCCGAGCTTCATCCGATGCGCCTCATCAAGGATGAGCATCGCGGGCTCGGCCTTGAGCCACGCCGCCAGTGTCGCGAGCGACCGGTCCAGTCGTTCGTAGTTGACGATCAGAACCTCCGCCCACTCATCCAGTGAACCGTCCAGCACATGTGGGCGG
This region includes:
- a CDS encoding ROK family transcriptional regulator; protein product: MNRTDRSGVNLLALRSHNAALVLDLLRAAGEGGISRLELAERTGLTPQAVSKITARLREEGLAEEAGRRASTGGKPRTVLRMVPAAGHAVGLHLDRDELTAALLDLAGTRVASRTVPLDLGAGAEVVVEAAAREVEALLAADGDPSPRTRPFPAAADSAVPGRVLGVGVAMPGPLDHLRGVPQRVTGFPQWAGFPLRDALAARLGLPVVLDKDTNAATLGLALRGPGGSFAYLHLGTGLGAGLVLGGALYRGARTGAGEFGHQVIQLDGPECSCGNRGCIEALCLAAVARGDLALAARVLGAGAANLVELLDIDRVLLGGRVVAAAEESFVRGVGAALAERGRGVGAALTERARIPVLPAGGGPCVVAEGAGQLVLAPLFGRAEVAFPAGRI
- a CDS encoding Gfo/Idh/MocA family oxidoreductase; this translates as MTGTGRPHRVALVGYGLAGSVFHAPLIAATEGLALDTVVTSSPERQEQARAAFPDVRFAGSPDELWERADDLDLVVIASPNKTHVPIATAALKAGLAVVVDKPIAGTAAEARELAALAEERGLLLSVFQNRRWDNDFLTLQKLIADGELGDVQRFESRFERWRPQLKGGWRESGDPQEIGGLLYDLGSHVVDQALALFGPVVRVYAEADVRRPGAETDDDTFIALTHANGVRSHLYMSAVTAQLGPRFRVLGSVAGYVKHGLDPQEADLREGKRPQPGAEWGVEPESLWGTLGAGESPLTGGGRPVETLPGDYPAYYAGIATALRENTAPPVTALEAAAALDVLEAAHRSAREGVTVEVSA
- a CDS encoding heme-degrading domain-containing protein; this translates as MTTAGHGPVPVPVPASTPGPAPTPETAPAPAPLSVDELVAQERRLTLRTFTYDDAWALGSMLVEMAHLRHAPVAIDIHRGTQQVFHCALAGSSADNDAWIDRKRRVVERYGESSFLVGTRHRAKGTTFEESSRLDPDTYAAHGGSFPITVDGVGVVGSVTVSGLPQAEDHAMVVEALERFIAT
- a CDS encoding fumarylacetoacetate hydrolase family protein, whose amino-acid sequence is MKLLRVGTAGAERPALLDQDGTTLRDLSGLATDIDGELLADASALARIRAAAVAGELPVLDAAGLRVGPPLARIGKVVCIGLNYHDHAAETGAVTPAEPVVFFKAADTVVGPHDTVLVPRRSRKTDWEVELAVVVGRTARYVEDDEDPLSYVAGYAVSHDVSEREFQIERGGTWDKGKNCETFNPLGPWLVTADEVADPQALSLRLWVNGELKQNGTTADQIFPVAEVVRYVSQFMTLYPGDVINTGTPAGVAMGRPEPKPYLRAGDVVELEIDGLGRQRQELKDA
- a CDS encoding YidC/Oxa1 family membrane protein insertase produces the protein MSVFATLVEQLADLLQPLFHTTATAAAIIVFTALVRLAVHPLSRAAARGQKAKAKLAPQIAELRKKHSKNPDRLQKAFMELHAKEKVSPFSGCLPSLLQLPAFFLMYHLFSSAEIGGEPNGLLSHTLFAAPLGDRWTDALAHGGIFGGAGMVYVALFVIVAAVATFTYRRTKRQLAAAPVQEQPPGMGAMTKVMPLLSFATLFTVGFVPLAAALYVVTSTTWTAVERVFLYRDMPVAGALTTVA
- a CDS encoding DUF6412 domain-containing protein, encoding MIGRTTRLLRPAALLLFVLVEVLLIDGGSLTAAVALAATATAAAGSALVVCAVISARCAPAVPRTRVRTAIRDREQRTAFLPQRDPDARGRTRPRAPGRPLLTAA
- a CDS encoding very short patch repair endonuclease, translating into MSENAEWTAPDGSWASSAARRRNMQAIRSRDTKPEQVIRRLVHARGLRYRVCSRPLPDLRRTADLVFRPTKVAVFIDGCYWHGCPEHYVSPKTNPGYWSEKVLRNKERDRDTDRQLTDAGWLVLRFWEHEPSASCADEIAAAVLARRAIPESVRLKDD
- a CDS encoding DNA cytosine methyltransferase — protein: MAARRKRPQFDEPLLSVEICAGAGGQALGLHKAGFDHLALVEWDRHAVDTLKRNVGSWPGWSKKKAEALTPSDVKDFLNSPECKEIKASGRRIDLLAGGVPCPPFSLAGRQLGPDDERDLFPDMLRIVEELRPRAIMIENVRGILEPPQVFIEYRRYIINELHRLGYRVPLINASWSTEKKNSEMKRVWRRVDAKQYGVPQLRPRAILVAIHKDVPEESEFVWPVELRNGSASAFDKLKPSMLRRCEKYWTLNKDGQPAGAGERTGKDVFEDWETNALKAHRGVTQGVAPTLVGGSKKHGGADLGPSRAKRAWEALGVDGNGVANDEDLCDPKRDLFRPAGPMLTVEQAAMIQGFSNWDFEGGKTARYRQIGNAFPPPVAEAVGRAIAAVLRPAERSELLRDYVMDKSAAEPVADPSELVIFESDALGDGSPSEDRSGDLVRA
- a CDS encoding DEAD/DEAH box helicase, which encodes MGTAAEVTLSLGFDETRTKVVLGTTENYRGELVQLAARFRTGGQLGPLTAAVDLDDLLASVGEVAGWSDPEGVEWAPDLRALILGNLQDAATVERRLSTPDHTGEVLSDDVPHLLGDEWIAELGEFQRRDIAKLLSLQHGANFSVPGAGKTRAALGVYSAQKTMGHVNRLLVVCPKSAYESWKYETAVCFRHRLRPHVLDGSLDEWAEVLIVNYERLDRSLATLAAWLKAEPAMLILDEAHRMKLGARGTYGAACMALGPLAQRRLILTGTPAPNGSKDLENLLGFVWPGHGQRSVTRAVAGGNLAQASVALKPLFTRTTKLELGLPPVELRMRYVDMPPLHADIYGSLVGDPDSRAANDDLSGLGKTALRLLMAATSPALLLDGASRYEPLAYQLPPLEIPQGHSLYALMQNLPDYELSPKYKETAAIVAENARQGRKTLIWTTFVRSLTTLERLLEKYAPATVYGGTPDRDEQLRRFREDPACMVLLSNPATLGEGISLHQVCHDAVYVDRDFVAGRFLQSLDRIHRLGLDPDTETRVTVLAVRDTIDEVVEARLDQKLEFMGKILDDPSVQQLADLQEEPAVAAGLAPGDVEALLRHMGRS